TGTGTTCAAATAAATACTTTTCCCCTGAGTTAAATGGGAACCGAAGGTCCGAAACCAATGTGGACCATTGATTTTTGTCTGATCTACAGCTCTCATTGAAATCAACATTATATAAAAACCTTTTAGCAGTCTATGTGTAGCTTTTTATATCTCATTTAATCTCTCCCCATTTTTTCAGTTAATAAGGATTCACTCAAGGAATCCACTGCTTGGCTGGAACCGTcaaaaggtaattttataattaattgttCAGACTAATACCATGGTAGTTCCAGAGTGGATTATTCTTAACCACATTCTGGAATAATTTATTTTCGACCCTTTGGCCCTAATGATCAATAATGAGTGCTCAAGACTATGTTGTTTTGTTGTTGATTTTCCAAACTGGCTCTTCAGCGtgcattcatttttatttaaatttttatttgatgtagTTATGCTCTTGTTTCAGGTCTTTCATCTTCTGATCGGGTCTTCTAATCTGGGTGAGAAAAATTATGGCTTTCGAGTACTGTATCACACAGAACCCCTGAGTTCATGCAAGTTGTGCTACACACACGACAGCATGCACACAGGCTtgtattgttttattttcttaatcaaaTTCCTTTTCTTATAAactttattttcataaaaatatccCAAACGTTGcaaatttctttaattttgtcATGCATAAAAAATCCAGTTAGTCTCACCCAttagacatgttttctatgagGTCATAAAAACCCTGCCAAATATAAGGTCATAAACTACTATTAACCCTCTTGTAAATTGATTTTGTGCTTCCTGACAATGGCTTTTAGATTCTCAAATCTAATAACCGAGAAGCTCCCCCTTTGTCCTATGATCGAttcttaaaatataaaatttctcTGGCTGTCTGGCAGGTAATTTCCTATATTTTGTGTTGACTCTCGTTGCTGCTTGTAAGAGTTGGACTTGTTGGTCCCAGTCCTGTGGGTTCATTGTCATGGGTATGCCGAGCACAAGCATGTTACGATTTTAGAAATACAATGTTGATAATCACAGTACAACAGTTGCTCACCTCAGCTATATGATTTTTCCACAGCTTGCCCAAAAATTCTGTTTGTTGCAGCATTCCTTCTACTATTGTCATTTTGGTAAGTTTTCTTTTTATCAAATTAGTtatcaaaaatttatttttccattgTATACCGACCTTAGTATTCGTCCCACTTTTGCAATCTTGCACTTCTCAACACATATTTGTTTCTGGCTGCAAAATAAATGTagattttcatctataaatacccatgGTGTTTATCTCTATTTTCTGTAAATTAGGAATAATGAAGCGGTTTCTTGTAGACATGCTAGCAATCATGATCTGGGATATGTTAGGCacctatatttatatttaatgtaGAATTGAAATGTCTAGGGAGAACTACATAGATGAAGATCCTTTATGCCACCCTCTGTACACTACTAGAGTGTTGCTAGGCTGAATATGACAATACTTCTAAATATACCAATTTCGAACTAAGATAAGATGATTATATGCACTAGAAATAGTTGTAGCTTGTAAGTTACTGAACTTCTACCCAAATTCTAGTTTTGCTCACTACAAAAGTTCTGCCCAcactatatttataatttgattATGAACTTACTGAGATCAGTTTATCCCAAAAGTTCAAGCAAGCAACTCACTACAAAAATTTTCAGTGATTACTATATTATGGCAAAGTATTTAGATGGTTTCCAGACATGTCAGCATTACTTTGGGGGTAAACAGATATCAGTTGCAACATCGGAACCATTAAAAAGGAAGTAAAGTACAGAATCTTTTTGCTGTGCGCCAGGCTACTATCCTAAATAGTATAAAACTCCTATCTCAGACATTAGGATAGTatactttttttagtttgtgttcCTTACTATCTTAGTTATGTCTGTAATTCACGGGCAAATGATTTTCAGATTCCCATTTGTGTTTAATGCTgactcaaaataataatatcatgCTTCGAAGCTAAAGGGCTGACATGATGGCTTGCAGGGTTGACCTTTGCCATCACTCAAATGATGACGATGAAGATGATGGATGGAACCCCCAAGATACCTTGCTGGAGAAAACGAACACAACTGACTCGAACACCAGTAATCGGTGTAGATGTTTCTCCTTCATGTCAATTCGTATAGGAAGCCGTCAAAAAGTTGTGATTCTGGTATAATATCAACTTCTTAATCCTTCTGCAACAGTCTTTATCTTAAAAAATATTATCATACATGTCTCTTATCTAATAACAATTGTTTGACCAGGTTTCTATCTTAATCTTTGCAATAATGGTTGTGGCTTCTGTGCTTATATGGATTGGAATGGGGAAGAATCCTATCGACTCAGCTGTCGTTGCTCAGGCACGAATACTTGCCTCTTTGTTATCCTCGGCTCTAGCGAGTTTGAATCCAAAGAATTATTCTCAAATTAGATCTAACTACTTACTTCTCGAGTCTCATCTAGTTATTTTGTTCACAAATGGATACCCATCACTGTTATGAGTTAAAAGATACATCAACTTTATTGACAATGCTAATACGGTAATGCCTATGCCTAGCTAGCAAAAATTTTATGCCTGCTCATTACCATTTTTGCAggtatatgtagatctgatggCCATAGCAGTTCTTTTGCTCGGAGGAGCCTTGGCTTGCTATGGTGAATACCTGTTTCCCTCTTAGTAAATTTTCAGATTTTCCTTCAGCAACTTTTAAGTGCCATGACAAAATTGTTGAATTTCATGTGGTGCGATACTCGTATGGGTTACCTTATTAGTGTCCTAATTATTAAAGCAATGCTTATGATGCTCATGTGTCTAGTGCCTTGAGCCTTGGAGTCACACGACTTCAACAAAGGAGCTCTAAGATGTGTGTCTAGTCTCGTTGGCTTGAAGATCTTTTGTTCCATAAGCATTCCTTCATATTAATTCCTTAGGCCTCCAATTTGCTCCATAAGCAATCCCTGATGGTAGCTTATGACCTCTAGTTTGTTCCATAAGCATTCCCTAATAGGAGTTTATGACCTCTGTTTTGGCGTTTTTATCAATGACCTCAACTATGATTTGCATTGAAAATCTCTTGAACCTTGCAAAGTTTTTAATTCTCGCAACAAATATTCCAGCATCGGATATGGAGCAGGAAAAAATTACGGGTGAGTGTGGTGAAATTTGCAAGGTTaggtatatttaaaaataaaataaaataaaataaaatagaggtaataaacaaaacaaatgcTAGCATTGAGGTCATAAATTACGATTAGCCCAATAAAATAATACCATGAGCATGCATTGTATTTAGTCCACGGAAGTTCAACTTACTGTTAGTACTTTGAAGTCCTCGGTGTAGTATATCTTCATGTTTCTTTACCCATACTTTCTTTTACCAATCATCTTTGGTTTCAGGACTTATATTGTTCCTAAAAATGAGAAAAGTTAGATCCGACCGAGCTTCAACAGAAATGTGGAAGGTTAACTACTTTGTACTATTTTGTGTCGTATCACTTGTCATTTAAAATCTTAGCCAAAATGCTCAAATATTATGTCCCAAATTATCACCCTTTTTTCAATCTAGCTCGAAATATCAAGTTTGGCCAATTAATATTTTTGTTGTCTAAAATATCTCTTCGTGTCCTGCATCTATGTACAGGTTGCTGGCTTGGCCATTGTGTCTGTTATATGTTTCACATCAAGTGCTGCAGTTGCTATGGCAACAAATATACCTGTAAGTTTCCACTGTTCTTCGTCACACATTTTCTCCGATTCTGATTTCTGCAGAGAAATCACATCAAAGCAAATTTATTCTTGCTGCAGCTAGTTTATCACTGGCATGAGCAACAGATAGGCGACATTTATACATCTCTTCTACTGGTTTTATATTATTTCATAGGTAATGTTTCCAACTTCCCCATTCCGTTACAGTCCTGTATATCTAATATGGAAACTACTCGATTTGAAAGTCCTGTTGGATTTTCTTGATGCCTATTTGTCTGATGTCCAGGTTCATCAGTCCCTTCGGCCTTTGTCCTATTTGTCATGAGAGAGTTACCGCCTCTGGCCCTGATCAATTCACGACGAGAATCGACCACAATAGCATTCATTAGTGACCGATCTGTGGCTGTCCATCCACAGTGCCGGACGAATGAAACCAATGCACGGAGTCAGGTTCGGCTCTCCTCCCTCAAATTTTTGTTTTCCTTAGAGATTCGGATACTAtatatgatagttttagataCTTTATATGATAATTTGTGCCGTGTTATATTTTGATTAACTGGCAGTTTTAACTTGGAACTTCACTTAACATTATTCAATCTTTCATAAATTGAACTGGTAACAGTTTTAGCTCGAAGTGATATCCAACGTCGGAAAATCCAATTGACATTTCCTCCcgtataaaatttaataatgaaaAGTTGAAATGTTCCAAATCACCAAAATGATGTTTTAtgcatttgtttttattttatttaaaagacaCATAAATGACGTGAAAAATCTTAAATTTCTAGTAGTATATCATTAAATTTATTCAGGTCAAAATATCACCCGTAGAATCTGGCCTTTCAACTGAACTTTCTGATGCCAAGAATCATTAACGAGATAATATTATCACTGAAAGATTTATGATGATTGAATAATGTTTAGTTGAGGTTCGAGCTGAAATTGGCCTATGTCAATTTTGGGGGCTAAACGAGTGTGTTTAGCCCCGTAGATTTAGTTTCGATACTATTTTTGTTTGCTGTGTTCGCTTCTTTTCAGTCTCCCAAATTTACTAAATTTCTAGCCCCACCTCTGCCATCAGCTGGTTTGAGGTTTCGCGATTGCAGATTTCTCGAGCGAGCCCGGTATGAAAGACTGCATTGTGCACCATCACCCTCCATGTCATGCCTGAATAGCCCTCAGCTGCGGAACTGTGAGAAGACAGTGTTGTAAATTAAGGGGAGGAAGAAATCGAATGGGACAGGGCATGATGCAGCTCCATCACAAGCGCTAGAAGGCAACCGGGGTTACGACACTCACCTGTCTTTTGTGCCCTAAGTTTGAAACAGCTTTGGGTGTTGTACATAGCAACTATACATGGAAGAGGTTGATGAAAGGAAGTTCCTTACATATTGAAGACCATTTTAGGCGTTATTTTCTTCTCTAAATTTTCTGTACTATATTTTGTTCAGTTTATAATTTCTGCCTGTTTTGATGGATTAGGGTTTCTGATGCAATAGATGTTCCATAAACAAAGTACTACTTGTTTTTTAATACATCTATGtgcttctttttattttctttttcttgttctttttgGATAAAACAAAATGTATAGTTtgcaatattaaaaattaagtataatGAAGGTGCGCAGTGGCTCAATAGGAGTGTAAATCGAGAACTATGAACTATATCCATGttaatttatttgtaatattttattttttgaataatatCAGGGCTCCAGGCTTGAAAGAGAAATTATGTTGGTCCATAACTATCTAGTAAGTTTAAATTACGAAAAAGGGGTATTGGAAGGAAAACTACATATTTAAAGTTAAATATTTTGTATCAAAACTTTTTAAATGTTCTAAAAAATGTACTAGTTTTAAGGATTATGCGAATTTTTCAAATTGACCTAGCTCAACTATTTTACAGCCATATTGAATGAGATGTGGCAATTATCTTATCTACGTGTAAACGTTagacttttattgaaaatggtATGGATAACATATTTCTTTGTTACTactacttttttaaatttatgttatgAAAATTTTCTCAGTGGCTGAGAGTTGGCTCAGAGCATCAAAATCTATTAACCTAATGTTGGTGGAAggaattcatcatcatcaccatcatcatcTTATATAAAGAAGTGGTTGCACATGGATTTTGggtgtattttaattttgtaattgaaTTTTGGACATTGcgaataaatatataaatttaacgctgttataatttttttagaattccATACAAATGAGAGTTATGCTTATTAATAACTTTTTCTACACTAAAAAGAAATTATTCCTAAAATTCATAATACATCGGATATTAacctaaataaaaaaatacgaTGCAAAGCATAAGACTATCAAGCCATCAGATTAAAGTTAGGATGAGTAATTATTTCTGCAAAAAGTGAaattaatatactactactataatctTGTCACACGTGAAAGaataaaaacaagaaaaagaaaagttagatttgataaaaataaaatgatccTTGAAAGAGGAGAAGTTCATATCATCACACTGGGTTGGCGCTGTCACCACAGAAGCGTGCACTTAGCATGCGCGTCAACTCATATCACTCCCAATTTCCCTAATTTTCTAATTATAACTATTTAGGTTCACTAATTAGATTAACACATTGtatatcctttttttttaatcagaTAAGTGCATAAATGGTCGTTTAGACAGTGATGTCTCTTAAGtcataaattcagaaaaatttgaaataaatttcttttattttgttcaTGGATTATCGTTATTATCTCGACAAAATAGTCTATCTTCATCTAATATAATTATACTCCATTAGTTAATGCATCGGAAAACTATGACTATGTGCAATAACATCAATTTGGCCCCTTTTTTTGTAAATACTAAAATtgatgatttaatttattttaccatttttcgaCAAATATTGTTTTAAAAATGTTAAGTGCTACTCCctcgtcccccattaattgaCACCGGTTGACttggtacgagttttaagaaatgtagtggAGAGTAGGTGAAAAAAAGTTTGTGGAATTTTAATcgtacttttatatattaattttataataaaatgtgagtgaaatgtgatattcattaccaaaagtagtactGTAAGGGTTCCAATTAATATGGGACGGGCGAAAAAAGAAATTGGTGCCAATTAATAggggactgagggagtagtataattcaaaatttttatttagaaAAACTATGGCCGTAGTTTAATTTAGTTATCTCGACATATATAAATGGTGTAATGGGCATAATATTATAGAAGCCTCGTGACAATGAATTTCACCACTTCTCTTTTAGTTGAGATATTAAGCACGTCTCTAGTGATTGTGAATATCTCCTCGTCATATAGGAAATAGGAGTAATAAACTAAAGAGAGATGTGTAGTTAGTATTACTATGTTCGAAAAACTAgcttaaatattaattttataaatacatCTATATAAATTTGGGGATATTTTAACTGGATTTGACAGTGACGAGTTTGATTGTTGATTGACTTTTATAACTAGCCATAAATAATGAATTGGTTGAATGTTGAAGCCGCGTGATATTTTGGTTTTACAATTTTCAACAATTCACCACTCACCGAAATCATTTACAATGCTATCAAAGCATGCTTTTCTCTACTTTtcagtttttaaaatattatactcctagtagtactattttaactatttagtTGGTTTCTTTGCCAAATATTTTACCATAacttttgaataaaaattaaagttgtaataattttttttaagttcagttggACGAGCCCTAACCTATTATTAGGGCTGATAAATTAATACAAAGTCTCGGCATATAATTTTTTTCACTTCAGTTTTTTTGGAAATAAAAGTACAGTCGTCTATAGTGATCCAGATCAATTTGATCCGctaatttttattgttttaaataGCAAGTTTCTCTATTGATCTCCAATTGATGAATAGTCACAAAACAATCAAACAATATATATTCATGGTCGGTTCGTAATAAACACTTAACATGAGAATTATAAAAATAGTTGCCCCATTAGAAGATGTTGCTATGCTACGTAatcttttattaaaaatagtttcagaaaaatcaaattttaagttATCTAGGAGCTCGGATTTTAAAATATTCACGCATGGTAATAATGTTATTAGATAAAATGCCAATTTTTCAGATGACTACTTGGCAATGGAGGGGACATATATTTTAGGGATAATGTATGTTGACATTCCggattatttatatatatgttcaGTTCTCAAATGCACATTTCCCCTTTAATAATATGGTGACCATGATAGGCTTGCGATCGGCGAGAGAGACCAGTGGAGTTGGCCGGCCTAACGTCGACCGAGAGGAAGGGTGCGAGGTTCGAGTCCCTAGGGTTAGGGTTCGAAATGTTTCAGAAGAAAAGATGAAAAAGAGATTCAACTAAGAGAGTTTTACATATATTATTGCGTTCTATAATAGTATGAGAGATTTAACTAAGATTTATCGTATTCTGTTGTGTTAAGTAACAAGAGAGATATTGTCTATCGTTGGCCTCTATGGTAGAATCCGTCGGGGGCATGAGAGGtggtggtttaccacatatttGTGGGTGTAATCAATAGTAACCAACTTAATTATGTGCTATATGCTAACCAATCAATACactgtattaaaaatgtcaatacaataaCATGTGTATATTATAGAAATTTCTGTAGTGAGACGTATAATAATGCTCTGACTCATTACATGATTGATTAAATGACTAAATTAAgacaaggaaataaaaaaaatagagataactaATTTGACTCATTACATGATTTATTAGAATCGTACCATTCCTTCTTGGTCTTGTGGTGggattttttatatataaaaaaatgctCAAATCAGTAGTGAGTTAAGAGTCTATAAATTGACCAAGCACAACAGCATCATAAAAAACAAAAGAGAAGCGACATCTAGATATAGTCTAAGCAGATTCAAAATGCAAAAATCACAAAAGACTAGCTACAGTACTACCACGCCCACAACCACCCAACTATTTTCTCCCAACAAACAAAAACAAGCAAGTAAAAACCACGCCCACAACCACCCTACTATTTTCtcccaacaaaaaaaaaacaagcaaGTAAAAACGTACCAGCAAAACATACCACATTCAACAATTCCTACTAATTAATTTGATGATATGAAAACTCGAAGCCACTTCTCATCTCTTCTAGACTATCAGTCCCATGCATCAATGATAATAAAAAGTCTGAACACCAAACTTTAATCCATGTATCAATTCTTAAGACCAATCTCTTCCAGACTATCACTTTGGTTTGACGAGGTCCTCACGTCTCGATCGAGCCATCATTAGTTGtgttcgtatcaactcccttGAGGATGTGAACGTCGCTTGGTGATGGCAACAACGCGTATGATAGCAAATAGCAATGTTTGTTGGCCTGAAGGCGAAGGCGTTGTTGCATACGATGCAAGTTCTCCCATGAAACTTTTTATAACAATGCATTAACTTGAATTATTAA
This sequence is a window from Salvia splendens isolate huo1 chromosome 5, SspV2, whole genome shotgun sequence. Protein-coding genes within it:
- the LOC121802675 gene encoding tobamovirus multiplication protein 1-like, yielding MLEVRDGNCYPEAVVGVNVGLACVDGVIAFIAFYQLIRIHSRNPLLGWNRQKVFHLLIGSSNLGNFLYFVLTLVAACKSWTCWSQSCGFIVMACPKILFVAAFLLLLSFWVDLCHHSNDDDEDDGWNPQDTLLEKTNTTDSNTSNRCRCFSFMSIRIGSRQKVVILVSILIFAIMVVASVLIWIGMGKNPIDSAVVAQVYVDLMAIAVLLLGGALACYGLILFLKMRKVRSDRASTEMWKVAGLAIVSVICFTSSAAVAMATNIPLVYHWHEQQIGDIYTSLLLVLYYFIGSSVPSAFVLFVMRELPPLALINSRRESTTIAFISDRSVAVHPQCRTNETNARSQLV